GAATGTCGGATACTTTCAACCCGGTAGCTTTTCCCCAGCGCAGTCCCACAGTCCCTAGCAGTAGTACCAATTCCTTATGCTCTGAGCATTCGTTGTGTAGAGCTACAAGCTGTTCCATCGACAGGTATACGTGTTTCGGGGAGGGTTTACGTGGGAGTACGACACCTCGTGCGAGGTTTTCTGTGATTGCACCTTCTTCTTTGGCTATGTCTAGGATTCCTGCGAGGACACCGTGTGCGCGTCGGATTGAGACCGCCTGGTCAGTATGCTCTGAAAGCCAGGTTTGTACCTCAGTGCGTTGGATACTTCCTACTTGGCGTTTTCCCCATTTTGGTTCTACCCAGTTAGTCCAGGAGCTTTTCATTACGTGTAGGGATGTTGGGGATAGGTGTGCTTTCGTGGCGAAGAAGGTGTCGTGGTAGTTTTCGATGCGTTTTTTGCTGAGGTTTTGGTTGATCCATTTGCCGGTGTGGATGTTTATGGTGTTGTCTGCTGCCCATATTTGGGCTTCGGTTTTGGTTTTGAAGCCTTGTTTGGTGCGTGAGCGTCCGTCGGGGGAGCGGTATTGTACCCGCCATGCGGTGCCTTGTGCGGTGTCGTATTTTTTGATTGATGCCATGTGGTATGCTTTCTTGCGTGAGCCAGGGTTGAGCGTAAGCAAGAAGACCCCGGGCGGCAATTTTCGGACTTTGGGTCTACACTTTTTTAGTTTGTTAAGTGCCTACTGTAAATAGTTTTTTACAGTAGGCGTTTTTGTTTTTGTGGGGCTATGTGGTGGCTAGTACTTGTGCGCGTTGGAAGCTGACACCGAGTAGGAAGCCGATGTCACGGTAGGGGAGGTTTTGTTCTGCGAGTTCGCGGGCTGCTTGGCGCATGAGTGTAGTGGCTTTTTCTTGTGCTTGTTTGGCTTGTTGGTTTGCTTCTTGTGCTTGTTGTGCGATTGCTGGCTCGTTTTCTACGATGATGCGGATGTTTGCCGTGTCTGGGTTGGGCTCAATGTCTGGGAATAGTTCTAGGCCTTCGCGTGTTCATTCTTCGAGTTGGTCTAGGCGGCGTGTTTGGTGGTTTAAGCCTGGGATTTCGTCTACGGTGGCGACCCACCAGCCGCTTTCTCAGCTGGCTCGTACGGTGTATGTGTTTGTCATGGTTAGATTCCTAGGTCTTTAAGTATTTTCTTTGCGAATTGGTTGGGGAGATGGTGGTGCGCAAATGTTGTTATAGCGTAGCTTAAAAGCGCAAACCCTCTAGGTATTTTCCTAGGGGGCTTGTTTTTATACTGTGACTCGCTCACGCATCCCCTGCCATACCTCGATGAGATGTGTGGTCACCCCAAGCTCGTAGGCTATTTGGAGGTGGTGTGGCGGCGTTTAGCGAGGTCGTCGATGTGGTTTTGCTGTTTTAGTGCTTGTTGTAGTCGGTGGTCGATGTAGTTGCCGAGTTCTTGTCGGCGTAGTGTGATGAGCTCGTCGAGCGGCATGTCGAGTGCGCTGCCTGTGGTGAGGCCCAGTTTCATGCGTCGCAGCGTTTCATCGGCTAGGTCGTCTTCTGAGACTTCGCGTAGTGCGCGCATGGGGTCGATTTGTTGCGCCCATTTTTCTTCTAGGTAGCCGGTGTCTACGAGTGCGCCTACTGGGTGGTGGTTGTAGGCGATTGCTATAGCTATGACGTTTTCGGCTGTGATGTGGTTTTTTTCTACCTGTCCGGCCAGGGTGCGTTGGGGTATGCCTGCCTTTATGGCGACTGCCCTTACCGACTCATTTTCAGTTACGTCGCCTATCCAATCGACATGGTTCATGGTGTCAGATTCTACATAATCTGCATAGTGTTAGCAATTTCCGCTATATGTCTACCTGCTGAAATGGAGGAGTTTCGCCAAAATCTTGCATAATTCGCTCATTGTGTTCCATAATCGCTTACACACCGCAAAAAGCGCTCACCGAGAGGGTGAAGCTTTTCGATAGGCCTGTAGTAAGAAAGGAGCAATTCAATGAAGATGGAACTTTTTAGCTTTCACCAACACGAAATTCGTGTGATCGTCGATGAAGAAGGCGAGCCTCGATGGGTGGCAAAAGATGTAGCTGCA
This DNA window, taken from Corynebacterium kutscheri, encodes the following:
- a CDS encoding site-specific integrase codes for the protein MASIKKYDTAQGTAWRVQYRSPDGRSRTKQGFKTKTEAQIWAADNTINIHTGKWINQNLSKKRIENYHDTFFATKAHLSPTSLHVMKSSWTNWVEPKWGKRQVGSIQRTEVQTWLSEHTDQAVSIRRAHGVLAGILDIAKEEGAITENLARGVVLPRKPSPKHVYLSMEQLVALHNECSEHKELVLLLGTVGLRWGKATGLKVSDIPDIGERIHITRAIKWAGRTMHVGELKGRENRVVSVPASVMESLRKLCVGKAPNDWVFSESAGGPLKLLQSGSWFDCAVDRLLKGNPAVLPSRITSHSLRHVAAGLMISSGANVKVVQYQLGHKDASVTLNTYAALLDSDLDQIGVALEESLANVVGLSWDRHSGA